In Mixta intestinalis, the following are encoded in one genomic region:
- the ysgD gene encoding YsgD/CorL family protein has protein sequence MDTPSRCWLNHLINRYNP, from the coding sequence TTGGACACTCCCAGTCGATGCTGGCTCAATCACCTTATCAACAGGTACAACCCCTAA
- the uvrD gene encoding DNA helicase II, whose translation MDVSDLLNSLNNKQREAVAAPRNNLLVLAGAGSGKTRVLVHRIAWLLTVENCSPYSIMAVTFTNKAAAEMRHRIEQLIGTSQGGMWIGTFHGLAHRLLRAHHLDAGLPQDFQILDSEDQLRLLKRLIKAMNLDDKQWPARQAMWYINGKKDDGLRPQHIESYNNPVEQTWLRIYQAYQEACDRAGLVDFAELLLRAHELWLNKPHILNHYRERFTNILVDEFQDTNSIQYAWIRLLAGDGNRVMIVGDDDQSIYGWRGAQVENIQRFLNDFPGAETIRLEQNYRSTNNILKAANALIANNNGRLGKELWTDGSDGDPISLYCAFNELDEARFVVNRIKVWQENGGALNDCAILYRSNAQSRVLEEALLQASMPYRIYGGMRFFERQEIKDALAYLRLIANRNDDAAFERVVNTPTRGIGDRTLDVVRQASRDRQLTLWQASRALLQEKALAGRAAAALQRFTELVDSLAQETAELPLHVQTDRVIKDSGLWLMYEQEKGEKGQARIENLEELVNATRQYSYQEEDEDLMPLQAFLSHAALEAGEGQADKWQDAVQLMTMHAAKGLEFSQVFIVGMEEGMFPSQMSLDEGGRLEEERRLAYVGVTRAMKKLTLTYAETRRLYGKEVYHRPSRFIGELPEECVDEVRLRASVSRPVNHQRMGTPMAQNDSGFTLGQRVRHAKFGEGTIINLEGSGGHSRLQVAFQGQGIKWLVAAYARLEAV comes from the coding sequence ATGGACGTTTCTGACCTGCTAAACAGCCTGAATAATAAACAGCGCGAGGCCGTTGCGGCACCGCGCAACAACCTGCTGGTGCTGGCGGGCGCGGGCAGCGGCAAGACACGCGTGCTGGTGCATCGTATCGCCTGGCTGCTAACGGTAGAGAACTGCTCGCCCTATTCGATTATGGCGGTCACCTTTACCAACAAGGCCGCAGCGGAAATGCGCCATCGTATTGAACAGCTGATCGGCACCAGTCAGGGCGGCATGTGGATCGGGACGTTTCACGGCCTGGCGCACCGTCTGCTGCGTGCACACCATCTTGACGCGGGCCTGCCGCAGGATTTTCAAATTCTCGACAGTGAAGATCAGCTGCGCCTGCTGAAGCGCCTGATCAAAGCGATGAATCTGGATGATAAGCAGTGGCCTGCGCGCCAGGCGATGTGGTACATCAACGGCAAGAAAGATGATGGCCTGCGTCCGCAGCATATTGAAAGCTACAACAACCCGGTTGAACAAACCTGGCTGCGTATCTATCAGGCCTATCAGGAAGCGTGCGATCGCGCCGGGCTGGTCGATTTTGCCGAACTGCTGCTGCGCGCTCATGAGCTGTGGCTCAATAAACCGCACATCCTTAATCACTATCGCGAACGCTTTACCAACATCCTGGTGGATGAGTTTCAGGATACCAACAGCATCCAGTACGCCTGGATTCGCCTGCTGGCTGGTGACGGTAACCGGGTGATGATCGTTGGTGATGACGATCAGTCTATTTATGGTTGGCGCGGTGCGCAGGTAGAAAACATCCAGCGTTTCCTGAACGATTTTCCTGGGGCAGAAACCATTCGCCTTGAGCAAAACTATCGCTCAACCAATAACATTCTGAAAGCGGCTAACGCCCTGATTGCCAATAATAATGGACGCCTCGGTAAAGAGCTGTGGACTGACGGCAGCGACGGCGATCCAATTTCGCTTTATTGCGCTTTCAATGAACTGGATGAGGCACGTTTCGTCGTCAACCGCATTAAAGTCTGGCAGGAGAACGGCGGTGCGCTGAACGACTGCGCTATCCTCTATCGCAGCAACGCCCAGTCGCGTGTGCTGGAAGAGGCGCTGTTGCAGGCCAGCATGCCGTACCGTATCTATGGCGGCATGCGCTTCTTTGAACGTCAGGAAATCAAGGATGCGCTGGCCTATCTGCGCCTGATTGCCAACCGCAACGATGACGCGGCGTTTGAGCGCGTGGTTAATACGCCAACGCGCGGCATCGGCGATCGCACGCTTGATGTAGTGCGCCAGGCATCACGCGATCGTCAGCTGACGCTATGGCAGGCAAGCCGCGCGCTGTTGCAGGAGAAAGCGCTGGCCGGACGTGCCGCCGCTGCGCTGCAACGCTTTACCGAACTGGTGGATTCGCTGGCACAGGAAACTGCCGAACTGCCGCTGCACGTGCAGACCGACCGGGTGATCAAAGATTCCGGGCTGTGGCTGATGTATGAGCAGGAGAAGGGCGAAAAAGGCCAGGCGCGTATCGAAAACTTAGAGGAGCTGGTCAACGCCACGCGGCAGTACAGCTACCAGGAAGAAGACGAAGATCTGATGCCGTTACAGGCCTTCCTGTCGCACGCTGCGCTGGAGGCGGGAGAAGGCCAGGCGGATAAATGGCAGGATGCGGTACAGCTGATGACCATGCACGCGGCGAAAGGGCTGGAGTTTAGCCAGGTATTCATCGTCGGCATGGAAGAGGGAATGTTTCCCAGCCAGATGTCGCTTGATGAAGGCGGCAGGCTGGAGGAAGAGCGTCGTCTTGCCTATGTCGGCGTTACTCGTGCGATGAAAAAGCTGACGCTGACCTACGCGGAAACTCGCCGCCTGTACGGCAAAGAGGTTTATCATCGCCCGTCGCGCTTTATCGGCGAGCTGCCGGAAGAGTGCGTTGATGAAGTACGCCTGCGCGCCAGCGTTAGCCGTCCGGTTAATCATCAGCGTATGGGAACGCCAATGGCGCAGAATGACAGCGGCTTTACGTTGGGCCAGCGCGTGCGCCACGCTAAATTTGGCGAAGGTACGATTATCAATCTGGAAGGCAGCGGCGGGCACAGTCGTTTGCAGGTCGCTTTTCAGGGACAGGGCATCAAGTGGCTGGTAGCCGCCTATGCGCGCCTTGAAGCAGTATAA
- the yigB gene encoding 5-amino-6-(5-phospho-D-ribitylamino)uracil phosphatase YigB, whose amino-acid sequence MHFYRRLRPINAITFDLDDTLYDNHPVIIKTTVESHRFLQGYHPELSGFSTEAYQQLRDQLLAQEPDIYHDVTEWRRRTVEQAMLNVGLSSDEAREGADKVMEVFAHWRSQISVPQETHDTLAALAEKVPLVAITNGNAEPHLFGLDRYFQFVLRAGPHGRAKPFEDMYHLAAQRLAIAPENILHVGDDLTTDVAGAVRCGMQACWINLRAGNLMHIPDARLLPHVEITQLASLTALL is encoded by the coding sequence ATGCATTTTTATCGTCGGCTCAGGCCGATCAACGCGATCACGTTCGATCTGGATGATACGCTGTATGATAATCATCCGGTGATCATTAAAACCACGGTGGAATCGCACCGCTTCTTGCAGGGCTATCACCCGGAGCTGAGCGGTTTCTCTACCGAAGCTTATCAACAGCTGCGGGATCAGCTGCTGGCCCAGGAGCCAGATATCTATCATGACGTCACCGAATGGCGACGGCGTACCGTTGAACAGGCGATGCTGAATGTCGGCCTTTCTTCTGATGAAGCGCGGGAAGGCGCGGATAAAGTAATGGAGGTTTTCGCCCACTGGCGTAGCCAGATCAGCGTGCCGCAGGAAACGCATGACACGCTGGCCGCGTTAGCGGAGAAAGTGCCGCTGGTCGCAATTACTAACGGTAACGCGGAGCCACATCTGTTCGGCCTCGATCGCTATTTTCAGTTTGTGCTGCGAGCGGGCCCGCATGGGCGCGCCAAACCTTTTGAAGACATGTATCACCTGGCGGCGCAGCGGCTGGCTATTGCGCCGGAAAACATCCTCCACGTTGGCGATGATCTCACTACTGATGTGGCTGGCGCGGTACGCTGCGGTATGCAGGCGTGCTGGATCAACCTGCGTGCGGGTAATCTGATGCATATCCCGGATGCGCGGCTGCTGCCGCATGTTGAAATTACGCAGTTGGCATCGCTGACCGCGTTGTTATAA
- the xerC gene encoding tyrosine recombinase XerC, with translation MSEALPLRAAVEGFLRYLKVERQLSPLTHKNYARQLDTVIQLLDELKIADWSRLEPAHVRSLVARSRRAGLQPASLALRLSALRSFLDWMVSQGALKANPAKGVSAPRAARHLPKNIDVDEVNQLLDIDQSDPLAVRDRTMMEVMYGAGLRLSELVGIDCRHLDLEAGEVWVTGKGSKERRLPIGRTAVEWVKKWLALREFFAPESDALFISKEGRRISQRNVQKRFAEWGVKQGTSSHIHPHKLRHSFATHVLESSGDLRAVQELLGHASLSTTQIYTHLDFQHLASVYDAAHPRAKRGKS, from the coding sequence ATGAGTGAAGCGCTTCCGCTGCGGGCCGCCGTCGAGGGCTTTCTGCGCTACTTAAAGGTAGAGCGTCAGCTTAGCCCGTTAACGCATAAAAACTATGCGCGCCAGCTTGATACGGTGATTCAGCTGCTGGATGAACTGAAGATTGCCGACTGGTCGCGGCTGGAGCCTGCCCACGTCCGTTCGCTGGTGGCCCGTAGCCGTCGCGCCGGGTTGCAGCCTGCCAGCCTGGCGCTGCGACTCTCCGCACTGCGCAGCTTTCTTGACTGGATGGTTAGCCAGGGCGCGCTGAAGGCGAATCCGGCGAAGGGCGTTTCTGCCCCGCGCGCCGCACGTCATCTGCCGAAAAATATCGACGTCGATGAAGTGAATCAGCTGCTGGATATTGACCAGAGCGATCCGCTGGCGGTGCGCGATCGTACCATGATGGAAGTGATGTATGGCGCCGGGCTGCGTCTTTCTGAACTGGTGGGTATTGACTGCCGTCATCTCGATCTTGAGGCAGGCGAAGTATGGGTCACGGGGAAGGGCAGTAAAGAGCGCCGTCTGCCGATTGGTCGTACCGCAGTAGAGTGGGTGAAGAAGTGGCTGGCGCTGCGTGAATTTTTTGCGCCGGAGAGCGATGCGCTGTTTATCTCGAAAGAAGGACGGCGCATTTCACAGCGCAACGTACAGAAACGCTTTGCCGAGTGGGGCGTAAAGCAGGGCACCAGCAGCCATATTCATCCGCATAAGCTGCGCCACTCGTTTGCCACGCATGTGCTGGAATCCAGCGGCGATCTGCGTGCAGTTCAGGAGCTGCTGGGCCATGCCAGCCTCTCGACCACGCAAATTTATACCCATCTCGACTTTCAACACCTGGCGTCGGTGTATGATGCGGCGCATCCGCGCGCCAAACGAGGGAAATCCTGA
- a CDS encoding DUF484 domain-containing protein: MKQVEEQTTAELVLDDEAVCDYLLQHPDFFIRHARQVEQMAVPHPVRGTVSLVEWHMARQRNHIHQLENEITQLMEQASANHQLFDRLLSLQGHLASASSLQEMLNRLQRWARDLGLASADVRLFSDRWRLGAPSSFTQLALSRQAFEPVRIQRLGKAQHYLGSLNGPELLLLLPQARSVGSVAMSLFGERGELGVLIFSSRDTHHYQPGQGTLLLHYLALMLPELLGRWVARA, from the coding sequence ATGAAACAGGTCGAAGAACAGACCACCGCTGAGCTGGTGCTGGATGACGAAGCGGTATGTGATTATCTGCTGCAACATCCAGATTTCTTTATTCGTCATGCGCGGCAGGTTGAACAGATGGCGGTGCCGCACCCGGTGCGCGGTACTGTTTCGCTGGTAGAATGGCATATGGCGCGTCAGCGCAATCATATTCATCAGCTGGAAAACGAAATTACCCAGCTGATGGAACAGGCTTCGGCAAACCATCAGCTTTTCGATCGGCTGTTAAGTTTGCAGGGCCATTTAGCTTCAGCATCGTCTTTGCAGGAGATGCTTAACCGGCTGCAACGCTGGGCGCGCGATCTGGGCCTGGCAAGCGCTGATGTGCGCTTGTTCAGCGATCGCTGGCGGCTGGGGGCACCTTCCAGTTTTACGCAGCTGGCGCTGTCGCGCCAGGCGTTCGAGCCGGTGCGTATTCAGCGGCTTGGTAAAGCGCAGCATTATCTTGGTTCGCTTAACGGGCCGGAACTGCTGTTGCTGTTGCCGCAGGCGCGTTCGGTAGGATCGGTGGCGATGTCGCTGTTTGGCGAGCGCGGTGAACTGGGCGTGCTGATTTTCAGCAGCCGCGATACGCATCATTATCAGCCCGGCCAGGGCACGCTATTACTGCACTATCTGGCGCTGATGCTGCCGGAACTGCTGGGCCGCTGGGTGGCGCGTGCATGA